The Cellvibrio polysaccharolyticus genomic interval TATGGCCGGTATACACGGGTTCGACATCGTCAGCGAGAAAATCAAAGGCCAGCGCAACACCGCCATGCTGGTTGGAAACCGGTAGCCCGAGTCGCAGCAGGCTGTAAATCAATCGCCTTTTTTCACCTTCAATACGCCGCCAGCGATCGGCATTACCGAATACCGACAAGTCCGGAATAGTGCGGTTGAGCCGACAGGAAATACAGAAGGGCGATGGGTCGTCGTGGGCCACTGCCCAGTTACAGCTGTAGTGCTGCTCGCGGTTGGCACAGTGCCGAAAGCGTCGGCCGCTGACATCACCGATGGGTTTGAGAAACCCTTCTGCATCGCTTTCAACCGCCGCGAGTGTCAGGTTGTCCGGGGTAAAGGCCAGTATCGCTCCGCAGCGGGTACAGCTGGTGTTCTCGAAATAGGTCAGCTGTGAACATTGCTGACAGGTATAAATGCGCATTACAACACCTCAACAGAGTTCGCTCCGAATAGCCGCCTCAAGTATTGGCGTTATCGGCGCTATCAGCAAGGTTTACCGGCCAGCCAATCGCTGAAACGCGATATTGCCGCGCTGTTAAACCGCTTGCACGCTGCCCCATTCAACCCGATTACGCCCCGCCGTCTTGCCCCGGTAAAGCGCAACATCTGCCCATTGTAACGACTCGTCAAACGCCTGCGCGCTGGTAAAGTCATCCGAAACGCCGATGGTCACCGTGCAGCGGATTGACTGATGCGGTTGTATGCCGGGCACCTCACTACTTTCGATGACCGCACGAATGCGTTCGGCAAGTTGCATAACGCCGCCCTTGTCTGTGCTGTGGGCGATGATCACGAACTCCTCACCGCCCAATCGGCACACCAGGTCGCCCTGGCGAACGGTAGCCTTGAGCGTTTCCGCCACATGGCCCAGAACCTGATCGCCGACCTGGTGGCCGTGGTTGTCGTTGATCTGTTTGAAATGGTCGATGTCCACAATCAGCAGATAGGCTGGCGCAGCGGTGCGGGAGCGAAAGTGCGCTTCAAGGGCATCCGTCAGCCCGCGACGGTTCAGCACCTGGGTGAGCGGGTCATGTGCGGCCAGGTTGCGCAATTCGTCGGTGAGGCGACGCAGCACCAGCCAGATCATGCAAGGCGGCAATACGGTCGCAAGGAATGACATGTAAAGGTAAAAGACTTTCTGGAAGCGCCTACTCATATCCAGGGCTGCCATTCCTTCGTCGAGAATCATTGCAAACTTGATTGCGTTCAACACGCAGATACCGGCGATCAGCACCGCGAACACCACCATTTCTACCCGCAGATCCTTGGCGAGCGTTTGTCGAATACGCAGTGCGGTAACGCTCATGGCAAAAAAGAGCAGCGCGCACAAACCCGCCAGCAAGGCATGGCGAACCTCGCTCCCGAGTGTTGTCTGTATCAGTAGTTGCAACAAGGTGTAGGCACCGGCCAGTAAAAGCAACGGGCGCAGCACGGCGGTTGGTATATCGAAGAAGCGCATTGCGCCCAGAGCGTAAGCGGTGGGGGCGCACAGCGTAAGCGTGTGGTTGACGATGCTCATCGCCCCGTCATTATCGGAGCCGCCCACCAATTGCAATATATAGGCAAGCCCCAGCAAAAGATTGCCCAGCGCGAAAACGTCCATGCCCATCTTCTTGCCATGCAGCCGCGTGCTGATCAGCAGGAACATCACGCAGAAACACAGCAGGTGCAGGCAGAGCATGCCGAGGATAACGGTGGTGACCATGGATTGGCGGTGGCCTGATTAGGTAGGTTAAAGGGGCACGCTGGCCTTGCGCATAATGTGAATAAATTTATTCACTCCTATCCCGTCAATTCTCTATGAAAAGAGCAGGGCAGGCAATATCAGCTATCAGCGAACTGGCTGTAATAGACTGTTATATGGCCGCTCGTTTATCCTCCCCAGCAGTGTACATTATCCGCTTTGCCTTTTTAAAAAGCCGTTTTATCGTCTGCCACTAACCTGTTCTGATCAGAAGGATAATGGGGGGAGAAGCTGGGCATAATAAAGTGCATGTGTTATTTCAGCAGGCTTGAGGTTAGGTGCGAAGTCAAGACCTTGCTGTTGCTCATGTTGTGCAGGGTTGGCAAGGTGTGAGTCGTGGCCTTGTATTTTTGGTGATAACAGTTAATCCGAAAAACCTCAACTCACAAACTGTTGTTGAGGATAGCGTTAGATGGAGGATGAAGCCATGCAGTTCCGATTTGTGCCCGCTTTATTCGTGTTCCTGGGATCTTATTTTCCATTGGCGCTTATTCTTGCCTTCCAGGATATAAGTAATTCAAGTTGGTCGTCAGGCATCTGTACCAGCTGGACGTTGTGTCAGTTTCCAACTTTCGATCATCCTTGGATATCTATTTCGATTCTAATTGTAACATTGCTGTGTCTTAGCTTGACCTTGATGATACTTGCCAAAATTCGATACAAATATCCAGTACATGTCGTTGAGACAAAGCCAATTCCGAGTGAAATTATCAGTTATAGCTTTCCGTATATCGTATCTTTTATGGGAGTTGATTATGGCTCGCTCGGCAAAGTCGCAGGGCTTTCATTATTTTTGACATGGTTATTTTTTATAACTTTTAGGTCGGGACAAATTATTCTTAATCCAATATTGTTGGTTTTCGGATGGAATCTTTACGAGGCCAAGGTGCTGGTTAATGGGCATCCACGTACTGTCCGAGTATTAAGTAAGTCCAGGCTCATTCCTGGCGAATATCATTGCGAGATGATTCAAGAGAATTACATAACAAAAGGGAGTGCTGCGGAATGACAGACTTTTTAGATTGGAGAGGCTTCAACTATCAAGAGGCTAATGTGCAACTGTGGGTATTTAAAAAGAGTGCAACTGATGCGAGGTTTCGAGCTTGGCATGTTCGTACAGATGAAATAATTGAAACACTATTTCGCCAGACAATTATGGAAAGTATTGTTAAAACCACTGAAGCAATCGGTTATAGCCCAATTTCTCAGAATAATGAAAGCAGCTGCTTGACACACTCTTTGGCTGAGAGCGATGGCCTTACTGCTCTGCTGGGTGCAGTGGATGCGCCAGAGACAGAAAATACCGATGCCCAACTTAAACATATAAAGGGAGCGGCGGGTTATTTAGTGAAATTTCAATACGGAAATAACACCGTGTATGCCGTCCGAAAAACTGCGCCAAGTTGGCGTCCCAAAGTAAGAAGCTCGCTAATTAACGCCGTATTCCAAAATGGAGCTCTGTCTGCAACACCCGAAGAGAGTTTTTATTTTGATTCCTATTTTGATTTCTACTGCATAAATGAAACGGTTTTTGTTAAATCAAAGCGGGCTTACGAAAGTACTATGTCAGAAAAAAAGATCTATCAGAAAAATTTTGAGGATTTGGTGGTGGATCCAGACTTTAACTCCATTTTTTCTGATATTCAGCCATTGAAGGAATATGTTGGAACCAACGCTATACATCTGCGGCGGATAACTGTCATACAGAGTAAAGCTCTATATCTTCGACCGAACTTTCCACAAAGGCTGCAACATGTTAACCAATCTAGAGGTTTCGGGCTTAACTTCGATGACAGTGGGAAACTAGTTG includes:
- a CDS encoding GGDEF domain-containing protein — translated: MVTTVILGMLCLHLLCFCVMFLLISTRLHGKKMGMDVFALGNLLLGLAYILQLVGGSDNDGAMSIVNHTLTLCAPTAYALGAMRFFDIPTAVLRPLLLLAGAYTLLQLLIQTTLGSEVRHALLAGLCALLFFAMSVTALRIRQTLAKDLRVEMVVFAVLIAGICVLNAIKFAMILDEGMAALDMSRRFQKVFYLYMSFLATVLPPCMIWLVLRRLTDELRNLAAHDPLTQVLNRRGLTDALEAHFRSRTAAPAYLLIVDIDHFKQINDNHGHQVGDQVLGHVAETLKATVRQGDLVCRLGGEEFVIIAHSTDKGGVMQLAERIRAVIESSEVPGIQPHQSIRCTVTIGVSDDFTSAQAFDESLQWADVALYRGKTAGRNRVEWGSVQAV
- a CDS encoding Kiwa anti-phage protein KwaB-like domain-containing protein; its protein translation is MTDFLDWRGFNYQEANVQLWVFKKSATDARFRAWHVRTDEIIETLFRQTIMESIVKTTEAIGYSPISQNNESSCLTHSLAESDGLTALLGAVDAPETENTDAQLKHIKGAAGYLVKFQYGNNTVYAVRKTAPSWRPKVRSSLINAVFQNGALSATPEESFYFDSYFDFYCINETVFVKSKRAYESTMSEKKIYQKNFEDLVVDPDFNSIFSDIQPLKEYVGTNAIHLRRITVIQSKALYLRPNFPQRLQHVNQSRGFGLNFDDSGKLVVCENTAKTVMQVLLDHRLLSEITEIIYDVPDAEAV